The following proteins come from a genomic window of Irregularibacter muris:
- a CDS encoding transglycosylase domain-containing protein, translating into MKKNSITKSLKYILIAILFIAFVLSGTTMGLTYTYVKEAPPLDMNNFLYAQPSVILDEKGQFYEELQGKEKREIVTVEEIPKHVLNAFIAIEDERFYEHSGVDIKGISRAALHGLKSGNLTSAGGSTITQQLIKLTHLSPKKELSRKIKEAYLAIQLEKTMDKDKILEAYLNKINFAYAHGIQAASKTYFRKGVDELSIAQAAILAAIPKAPTTYKPYIIEKKEDESFAIAVDNEGKVVHSLNNEKRALTVLSKMNELGFINEKQYQEAKAQIKNNDFGLTTPLEPPLYSYFTDAVYEQVLKDLIEEYYSGIPEEEAKEKAADYLLNGGLTIASTIDSNIQSILEENFKNDSLFPKQSSRAQKASQEKSKELGREVNYTPEGAMVIIENSTGKVKGIVGGRHKQSNLSMNRALRSFQPGSATKPLTVYAPGLEEKTLTLANTYNDAPINVKGYKPRNAGGGYSGITTVRNALYKSINTVAVQAWQDVGLENSVKYGEKFGLSIVKEGSHNDMVPAALSLGGYTHGQTPLAMASAFSTFPNQGKRVSPTFYTKVVDSTGKIVLEHESEEIDVISPQTAYLMTDVLKDVPKGGTTNLSVPGVNIAGKTGTTNENMHAWFVGYTPYYSAAVWYGYDENHVVANGRTYYLNIGIYGGSKPGPASMWEKVMTAIHKGLPAREFPSMPRGIVTANAPYGELFIQGTVPKYTAPPKSPDTSEDEKEDEKIDEPSSEQDPQKEKPPAQKDPKEKPPGEKENPPETPPTKPEKPKEETPEEDPPKNEEKPEEKPSPPKEENKKESSQNSNSENKKLE; encoded by the coding sequence ATGAAAAAAAACAGCATCACAAAATCTTTAAAATACATATTAATCGCTATTTTGTTTATTGCCTTTGTCCTATCAGGAACCACTATGGGACTAACTTATACCTATGTAAAAGAAGCTCCTCCCCTAGATATGAATAATTTCTTGTACGCACAACCTTCTGTTATCTTAGACGAAAAGGGTCAGTTCTACGAAGAACTACAGGGAAAGGAAAAAAGAGAAATTGTCACCGTAGAAGAAATCCCGAAACACGTCCTCAATGCCTTTATTGCTATTGAAGATGAAAGATTCTATGAGCATTCAGGCGTAGATATAAAGGGAATTAGCAGAGCTGCTCTTCATGGTTTGAAATCAGGAAATCTAACCAGTGCTGGTGGTAGTACCATTACCCAGCAATTAATAAAGCTAACTCATTTGAGCCCTAAAAAAGAACTTAGTCGAAAGATTAAAGAAGCCTATCTTGCTATTCAATTAGAAAAAACCATGGATAAGGATAAAATTTTGGAAGCCTATTTAAATAAAATTAATTTTGCCTATGCCCATGGTATACAAGCAGCTTCAAAGACATATTTTAGAAAAGGTGTGGATGAACTTTCTATAGCTCAGGCAGCTATATTAGCAGCTATTCCAAAGGCTCCTACCACCTATAAACCTTATATTATAGAAAAAAAGGAAGATGAAAGTTTTGCTATAGCCGTGGATAATGAGGGAAAAGTTGTGCATTCCCTCAATAATGAGAAACGAGCATTAACAGTACTTAGCAAAATGAATGAATTGGGCTTCATTAATGAAAAACAATATCAAGAAGCTAAAGCTCAGATTAAAAATAATGATTTTGGTCTGACCACTCCCTTAGAGCCCCCCTTGTACTCCTACTTTACTGACGCAGTATATGAACAAGTTCTAAAGGACCTTATAGAGGAGTACTATTCTGGCATACCCGAGGAGGAGGCCAAGGAGAAGGCAGCTGATTATCTGTTAAATGGAGGTCTGACTATCGCCTCTACTATAGACAGTAATATTCAATCCATCTTAGAAGAGAACTTCAAAAACGATAGCCTATTTCCCAAACAATCCTCTAGGGCTCAAAAAGCTTCCCAGGAAAAATCTAAGGAATTGGGCAGAGAAGTAAACTATACCCCTGAGGGAGCCATGGTGATTATTGAAAATTCTACGGGGAAAGTGAAGGGAATTGTGGGTGGTAGACATAAACAAAGTAATCTCTCTATGAATAGGGCTTTACGATCCTTTCAACCTGGTTCTGCCACAAAGCCTCTTACTGTATATGCCCCAGGACTTGAGGAAAAAACCTTGACCCTAGCCAATACCTACAATGATGCTCCCATCAATGTTAAAGGCTATAAACCTAGAAATGCCGGAGGTGGGTATTCAGGAATAACCACAGTACGAAATGCTCTATATAAGTCTATAAATACCGTAGCCGTGCAAGCTTGGCAAGATGTAGGACTAGAAAATTCTGTAAAGTATGGGGAGAAATTTGGCTTATCCATCGTAAAGGAAGGAAGTCATAATGATATGGTACCTGCTGCTCTATCCCTAGGAGGGTATACTCATGGTCAAACCCCTTTAGCTATGGCTAGTGCATTTTCCACCTTCCCTAATCAAGGCAAAAGGGTCTCTCCTACCTTTTATACTAAGGTAGTAGATTCCACAGGGAAGATTGTTTTAGAGCATGAGAGTGAGGAAATAGATGTTATCTCTCCCCAAACTGCTTACTTAATGACAGATGTCTTAAAGGATGTGCCCAAGGGAGGAACCACTAATTTATCTGTCCCTGGAGTAAATATCGCAGGAAAAACAGGAACTACAAATGAAAATATGCATGCATGGTTTGTAGGCTATACCCCCTATTACTCAGCAGCAGTTTGGTATGGGTATGATGAAAACCACGTTGTAGCCAATGGAAGAACTTATTATTTAAATATTGGCATATATGGAGGTTCTAAACCTGGGCCTGCCTCCATGTGGGAAAAGGTAATGACCGCTATTCACAAGGGCCTACCTGCAAGAGAGTTTCCCTCTATGCCAAGGGGGATTGTGACAGCCAATGCGCCCTATGGGGAACTCTTCATACAGGGAACTGTTCCCAAATATACAGCTCCCCCTAAGTCTCCAGATACTTCTGAAGATGAAAAAGAGGATGAAAAAATAGATGAGCCTTCTTCAGAACAAGACCCTCAAAAGGAGAAGCCACCAGCCCAGAAAGACCCCAAAGAGAAGCCTCCCGGAGAAAAGGAAAATCCTCCGGAGACTCCTCCAACAAAACCAGAAAAGCCCAAGGAGGAGACTCCTGAAGAAGACCCACCAAAAAATGAGGAGAAGCCAGAAGAAAAACCTTCTCCTCCTAAAGAGGAGAATAAAAAAGAATCCTCTCAAAATAGCAATAGTGAAAACAAAAAACTAGAATAA